CATAATGAAGTCCCGTAagaatttggatcctctcctcaATTCTCTACATCTTTTTCCTTCctttctatctctctcttaatttcaaATTCTCTAATCAATAGAAATTAATAAACAAATCAAGAGAGATGAGAAACTAATTTGAGTTGGTGTTCTTAATACATAAGAAGAAATAGAAAGATAAAAGAAGACTAACACTTAAGCCATTACTCTACTAAAGAGTACCAAATGACAGAGGAGAGAATTCATCAATTTTCTTCGCACCAACTATTGCTCCTCATAATACGTTTCGCACCAACTATTGCTCCTCATAATACGTCGATACAAATCTTCATCCCTATCTTCATCCTTAAACCATCTTGGAAGTTGCAAAAATTTGATTGGCTTATAGCCCCCAACAAAGTTCCCATTAATTTGACATTAAAACATCTTTCAATGTTAAGGATTCAAGCAGTGGACACGGATATAAAATTGCGTTTAACCCAAAAATAGTGAGCATATTTCCTTGAATATCAAGATGGCGTAGTCCTTGCATTGTATTTGCAATTGCATTAGCTTCTAAATCAGAAGAACGCTCCATATAATTCATTTGTTCAAATTTGAACGATTTTAAAAGTCGACAAGACTTGCCATGGACTTCAagaactttgaaagttttatcgCCTATATTGCAAAACGAAATATCCAGCTCTTCTAACTTTGAAAGTTTCCACGCTTTTTTGAATCCTATATATGATATTCTCAGACAATTTGCAAGCCGCATGCATCGTAAGTTACTGCCACTGTAAAATTTGAGGTTGAAAGATTAAAAAATGATTGATAAAAACAACAATGATATGTATATTTACAGATATACGTTAAGAAAAGGCATAGCAATCGATAAGAAAATTAACAAtcaattttgagaaaaatatgataatattaataattacttCTCAAATATATATTGAAGGAGATAATCGGTGCAAAAATACTCAATGTCAATGTCTTCCAAATGACCACAACTTTGTTTAACAGCAAACCGGCAGATCTTGACCAAATCGACATGATTAAAGATATATGGAGAAGCGTCATTGTATCTCATGCGAATGGTGCGCCACATGAGAGGATCCTTGCATATATTCTCCCATAGTGGACACACTTTACATGCACTTGTCACAATATCAATGGTATTAAGCCTTTGAAGTATGTTTGTTGTGATGCTTACTGGAAGTTCAAGCCAATTTGGAACGGTTGAGTTCATACAGTCTGCTTCCTTTACAGGAATAGAACAAGGTTCCATCATAATGTAAAAGAAACAGTTGTATAAATTGATTCTGAAAGTATAACTTTTTATAGTGTGAAATTTAAAAGTGATAACATCGTTCTAATAAATTACTTTGGAATTTGTCACGCGTAAGAGGGGCACCTAAACGTTTAGAAAGAGAAGCATTAAGAGGCTAAGGAGTAGTATGAATAAAAACAGTTGTTTCCAATGACAATAAAAGTTTCTACTCCTATCtcttacattaaaaaaaatataaaaaatactcTACTAAATTATTGCACCTCTATTTCCGATAAAAGTTTCTTGCTAGTTGTACTAGCTTGAAAACACCCCATGCTCTCTTGAAAATTCAATAGTTTAAATAACCAAATAAAAGCAAGGAACTTTTATATTAAGGCAAATGTTAACTTAGTGCTTCAGGATACTATTTAagaccttaaatagtaagttttttactCCCtttgtcccattttataagacattttttaactaaatacattattcatatgttttgttttgaacttatttttctaaaagtatataaatgtaaatattattatataagatcatgtttgatttgtttcgatgtatatttttaaatatcaaatttctataatctattactaatatattaaaatcgatcaCCACCAAAGtgactaatttatccttattacttttaaccacgttgcaagttttacaTCCTtgattgtaatttcactaaaaaaaatattaaaaaaatatcttgaaagaatataacataaatacaataaaagGGGCTtcaaaataggaataaaacagagtatagatagaagaaaaaaaataggacaatatatttatgcttaaaaataggaataaaaatactatagaaaaaataagatgaatatacataaaaataggaatatagaaatagaaacataaatattatttttataaaaaaaacaatattttttcaaaaaaaaaaagaaacgtaaacaatatttttcattaaaacaaatattagcacCAAATttactactaataataataatataataaacatacaataaagttaattcttatcaaatttactaaattacccaAAATATGCAcaatcaaattttaaattttttattaaaaatatacacgagaGTATTATTTGTGACAAATagataaaaaattggataatttatcattgataattataatcaaatttatttatttaataagttttacaaaaagtagcacaatagtttcacttatattttaacaatattatataacaaatttttaaatactttattctaaataaaatttctaccataatataatgacaaacttaaatatcgaataaaatttctaccataatataatgacaaacttaaatatcgaataaaaatttttactaatagagaattaattatatttttaatcaaaagtATGTATTGACATGTGTGCAGTGGTAaaagagttcttatattttgggacggagggagtataaattTTTATGGGAATGtctaaagtcaacgcattggaaattgtagtgttaaattttttgaataaaaaatttctttaaatgaaatgcttaaagagtgacACGGGGgaactcgttagcaagaccatTATATTAACTACCTGAGCttgaatctattttttaagtaatttagaGGCTAATGATCattggagttcgaactccgatatataatgcaatattaCTGCCAACTGAGTTAACCTTGTAAAATATGAGCAAAACTAAATACCtcaaggctatgtttggatcgATGGAATGTGGTGGGATCAGGGACGGACATAAggggggcaagtaggggctgaggccccccctcttgtcatattttttttcttcataatatacttgttcttgatacatattacataaattgatatttgagagatgTGGTAAAAGATTAGTAACGACCGTTTGGTGCAAAACATGCACCCACAatatagtaattgtaacaatttactttaaaatattttgataatatatattatacactattaaagtccaaattcaattcttcacaaaaaaaaaagtccaaattcaattaagttaattctgattgtttgctataagtgaaaaattattttcttgctatacgaagattgtgaaaaataggttgagaaataagatagaaaatgaatttcaaactaattaatacggttcagttgttgatgaattttatgatatagaacAATAtcgtgtacaatttagataaacaatgtaatgtattttttattaagcatatatttaagtactattataattattattctttaattatttcggccccccgttttatagattcctggatccgtccctgggTGGGATGGAATGGAATAGAGTGGTATATAATATGATTCCATTGTTTGGgtttataaaaattgaatggaatggaatggaacacAATGGAATCAATTCCATCCAATACCACTCAatccttcaatttttcattccccccaatttggggtgtatccAATGGAATAGAACTTCATAATTGAAATATTACCATTTTACCCAATTTGCACCAGCTTGGCATCTTCCCCGTCAGTTTTTTTCTTGGCATCTTCcccgtcaattttttttctttcgttgATCCAGAGTTGATTCtgatattttcttcaaattcaatataatactcagtgttgttgttgttatatgACTATAGTTTTATAAGattatctttctttttgttatttaaCTATAGTTTTATAAGACTATCTTTCtatttgttatttaattataggacaaaacttacatgcatttccatacatgcatatcttacttttccacttacaaagaggtggttatttgtgttttttcattttgaaaaaataaaataaaattatttttaataaaaaaaactacctctttgtgagagtaaaagtaagaaatgcatgtatggaaatgcatgtaactTTTGTCCTTAATTATATATGCTTCTATTTAATCTGTGCAATACTATTGTTCTTGTTAGAGCTTATTCTGATTGATACCATATCAACGTTTTTATATATTCTCATATTATGTGTagggacggatccaggaatCTATAAAACGGGGGGCCGGAATAACTAAatgataaatattaaataaataataattataatagtatttaaatatactcaataaaaaataaaaaatacatcacattgtttatctaaattgtacacgacattgctctatatcataaaattcatcctgaatttgttttaaaatttttagcAATTATTCTCTCAGTATAAGTAATcacataattagtttgaaattcattttctatcttatttctcaacctatttttcacaatcttcatagcagAAAATAATCTCTCACTTTATGCAAACAATCAGAACTAACTTAATTGATTTTGGACTTTAGTAGTGTATCacatatattatcaaaatattttaaagtaaattgttacaattactatgtTGCGGGTACATGTTTTCCACTAAACGGTAGTTACTAATCTTTAAACAcctctcaaatatcaatttatgcGTACATATGTATCAAGAACAAgtatatggaaaaaaaaatacgacAAGATGGGGGGGcctcagcccctacttgccccccTTATGTTCGTCCCTTGTGCATGAGTGTTTCTTTTTTGCTataattattttgcaagaaGTCCTCatatattatcatatatataggagataAAAGTAGCAATGgagtaatatatttatataataatagtgttttttatttatttaaataaaataatgtttgttaaataagggtaaaaatagaataaaaatgcTATAATTTATTCCATTCTGTCACTTCCCAAACGATGGAGTGGTAATTTTGTTTCATTCCATCGttgaatatccaaacaatggaatgaacTTTGTGTTTCATTCCGTCCCGCTAcattccattccattatgtttcattccgctccattccgttatataccatcaatccaaacatagcgcAAGGGCCCAAACCTCCATTTCGAGGTACTTATTATATGCACTATTTActaaaggacaaaacttatatgcatttccttaaatgcagtttttcccgttcctctcacaaaaatgtagttatttatattttttaattaaaaaaagaaaaagaaaattgtttttaaataaaaataacattcccccatttatcttttttttttggtcaagtagtctagtgactagaaaatccaccttaaaggtgaataagtggagtgtcccgggttcgaacccgggctcctgcacatatagtgcgatatccctaccaactgagctaagctcacagggACTTCccccatgtatctagcacaATAAAAACTATGTATAtggaactgtacataagtttggtccttTACTAAATGTAGTtattatatacaaaaatatgggtactttaatttattttttaaaaaaaagaaaaactcaaatcCGGCACAAagcattgaaaaaaaaatatatacaaattacAAATCAGTTGTTATACTCCTCCGTACCATAATATATGTCACTtaggggaaaaaaaattgtatcacaatatatgtcgctttatattaccaataaagcatttaatgctatttttcctattatactcttaattatttattactctctcttctttcaattctgcaatttattttttccataactcacttgggttggtgcattggtattggcttgggacctgagagtgtgctcttCTTGatgtctgaggttcgattctctctgacactaatttgggtggactaatttagcttcttcaaaaaaaaattattttttcatattataaatgaaagacaattttgtaaatcaactcacaATCTATCTTTTctatacaacattaattatttttttaatatgtataaaagtgtgacatatattgtggtacggaaaGAGTAATTTATAAGAATGTTGCCTTAAATTAGTCTCTCAATGTGGGAACCTTTACTCGAAAAAATCCGGTCTAGATTCAATTGTTGGAGTAATAAGTTCAGGATTAGTTTCGGTGGTAGAATTGTGCTTCTCAATTAGGTGTTGAACTCTATTCCTATATTCTTGTTGTCTTTTTTGAAGATGCCGGCCAAAGTTTGTAAAAGATTAATGCGGATTCAACGAGAATTTTTGTGGGGTAGTGTGAATGGTGGAGGTAAAATTAGTTGGGTGTAATGTGGAATATGGTTTGTCAATAGAAGAACAATGGATGCCTAGGAGTTAGGGAGGTTATTACAACATTAGAGGCCTTTATGGAAAGAGGTGCTTATTGCAAGGTATGGGGAGGGAGTAACGGGTCAAGTGGGGTTGGAGGGGATTAATTTCCCTTTTAATTCCTCTTGTTGGTGgtgttaaagttcagagagaaacacaagtggcggctagggtttcaataatatcagaattgcattacttaacaaaataaggattacaatacaatttataataattcctaatggactactagACTACTAACAcataaagcccaatacttaaagccctaataatattattatctaacacttcccctcaaactcacgatgcattaaCAGGtaatcatcgagagtttgtcagaCAAAAAACGAAATCATACTAActctaactaaatattttatttctaatactacccctcaagctaaagcttactaagcttggAGCTTGTCACAAAATCAACCctgaaaataaactaaattaactaattgCATTAACCGAAGTGGGGAACCAGATTCGACTTCAGCTTCAGGCTTCAGTTTCGGACTTCAGGCTTCATATTTCAGGCTTCAGATTTCAGAGTTTCAAATAGTCatattgtgagtattccctcaccggattcagatattcagattgtgagtattccctcaccagaCAGATTGTGAGCTTTCGCTCACTAGACAGATTAtgagctttcgctcaccagacagattgcgagctttcgctcaccagacagattgcgagctttcgctcaccagacagattGTGAGTACTATCTTAACTCACCGGAcagaaccaaacaaaaaacagTCATgacaaaacaaaccaaatcagAGAGTAACAAACTAAACTAAAGGAAGCGTAACCAAACGAAACACAAGCAAACCAACACCACCATAGACCAAACATCAAATTGCCgtggaaaaacaaaaaccataTCTTAATTACGGTGGCACTAGAAGGCAATAGCAACAATAGTACAAGAAAAGCCAATCAATGCTCCCACCAAAACAAATTTTCAAGACTTTCTAATTTCTTATAGAATTCAAAAAGTGTAACTGATCACACATAACCTACCTTATCAAAATAGTATTGATATCAAACACGTGATGTGGAAAACTGACCGAGTATCACAAAATCGGACCGCtcaattagaaacaaataatcAACAAAAGACTCGACCAAGAGAACTGAGATGCAATTTAACAAATTAAACAGAGGCAATCAAAACAGAATAACCCAACGATTTGCAGACAACTACTGATACGACAATCAACAAACTCAAAAATCCACAACTCGATTACGATTTCGTTCCCAAATTTTTGAGAACTAGACAGCGGAAGCAAACAGGTGGTTCAAGGCGGATCGAAAcaagctctagataccatgttaaagttcagagagaaacacaagtggcggctagggtttcaataatatcagaattgcattacttaacaaaataaggattacaatacaatttataataattcctaatggactactagACTACTAACACATAAAGgccaatacttaaagccctaataatattattatctaacaggTGGAAGGATATTGAGAGGAGGGTGGGCGATGGCGGATGctctaattttttgaaggaTATATGGATTGGGGAGGTCCCGCTTTGTGCCTGTTTCCCTAGACTATTCTCTTTGTCCGAACAAAAAGAATCGACGGTTTTAGAGTTGGTGGGGTAGGGTGTTGACTGGGAAGTGTGGCTTTGGAGGAGAAGACTCTTTCATTTGGACGAAGAGCAAGGTGGTCCTTCTAAAGGAGCTTATTCGCGGTGCCTCCTTGTCCACAGAAAGAGATAAGTGGTTTTGGTTGCCGGATAATGGCGGGGTTCTCAGTAAAAACTTCTTAATGAAGTGCTCGCTCAGGACATACTAGGTGTGTCTTTTCTCTCTAGTTTGAATGAGTCCGTGGTCAAGCGCATTTGGGAAAGTCCGGCTCCTACTAAGGTGATTTCTTTCTCTTGGCAAATTATTCATGATCAAATTCCAACAAGTAGTAATTTCTTGAGGAGGGGGGTTGTTCTTGATGCGGATTCGCTTTGTGTTTGGTGTACGGAAGCGGCCGAAATGCCAACTCACTTGTTGGTTCATTGTGATTTTGCCCAAAGTGTTTGGAAGGAGGTTTTCAAGTGTTTGAGGCTGGATTTTCTAATTCCACCGAATATTTGTGTATCGTTCCTTAATTTTTACGGTGAAAGCGAACAATGTGCAGCTCCGGAATGGTTTTCTTTTGGTTTGGCATTCGACGATTTGGTTATTATGGAAAGCGAGGAATGATAAGATTTTTAATGGGggacaaaaattatttttaaattggtGGAAGAAATTAAGGTGTTGTCTTGGAAGTGGAGTGTCCACCGATTGAAGATTGCGCCTTGTTTATTTTACGAATGGACTTGGGAGCCTCGGCTTTGTTTTTCGCGGTAACATGTTTTTCTGCTGCTGTTGAGTCCTCCTCCTGTTGTTGTGTTTGTGATGGTCAGAAGGTGTCTGCCTATGTTGCTCCTgcgtttttgtttttattgggCCCTAGGTGTGGTTGTTGCCGTGTCGTAGTGGGTTTTTAGAACCAGTTTTTTACCTTTTTTAGTGTTGTAATTGTGGGGAAGTGGGGTCTTTGCCTTCCCTAGTCCTGGCTGGTGTTTTTAGTTTTGCtgcatgtttttttgttttggttaagGCATGATTTTGCTAGTGGCTTGGTCTGTTACTTTTTCTAGGCTCCTTTTGTGTATATCACTATATCTTGTAACTCTTGTTGAACTATCAATAAAATTTTGCTgtttcaaacaaaacaaagaaagaatGGTTATGCAGAGTTGTAACACATTATGACCTGTTATGAAGGCAAGACAAGTGTATGAAAGATGTTTTTGTATTACTATTATGCAAGGATTACATTTGATTTTGTTGTCTTTACAAACTTAGCCGATCAGCTTGTCACTCTCAAGttgatttttgaaaatttataaagCAAGCATTCGAAACAAGGAGCAAAATCAAATACCACATTCGAAATTATCatggaacaaaataaaaaaacgataGTGATTAATTAATAGAAAGATGCCAATCATTCTTGCAAACAAAGTTTCGGAGAAATTGAAGTACAAcattcaaaatgaaaatacCAAACTTAATTTCATATACCCTCAACAAAATTACCTTAAAGCAACAACATCAAAATAGGAATTCAAGATTCAGAATCATAATCAATTTCTAATACTCCCAATCATCATTAGGTTATGTATCTTCGAAAGTATCCATATAATATAATCCATCATCATAGTAGTAAGTAGTAACGGTCGTCTGAAGAGTAATTTGGAAATTGTgaatcttttattttctcacGACACCTTTTCTCCAAACTTGGACTCAGATAACAAAAGCAATCTCGCAAATCAAGAGATTCAAGAAGAGGACAACTGTCAAGAATAGCAATCAACCCAACATTGTCAAGAGCAATTCCATGCAATTCAAGATGGCGTAACCCTGGCATTGTTTTTGCAATAGCAAATACATCATCATCAGACTTGTCATAGGAGTATAAGAACAACTTTCTCATAGTTTCCAAGAAAAACAACCTCTCAAGATTTAGTGATTTCAAAAGAGGGCAACATTGACCAATAATTTCAAGGCAATCCTTAGATAGGTTGTTGCTACCTGAATATTCAAACTCTTCCAATAGTGAAAACTTCTTCACAAATCTAGTCAACACATTATATGTAATTTCTTTACAGTCAAAAAGTCGTAACCGTCGTATACGGTTTGCCCTGTAAAATATTATGAATGTGAGTGAGAATATGCCTAAAATATACTATGATTCACTCCAGTTCTAAATTGAAAAAAGATTCACCAATTACTATCTATTTGAGTTATTACATATATATCCAGTATCACTACAAAAATAAAGTAATGTGCATTATAAGATTGGAATTGAAACTAATTACCTTTGAGCCATATATTTAAGGAGGCCGTCGGTCCCAAATAACTCGATATCAATGTCTTCCACAATCCACATGACCGCAACTTAGATCAATGGCACATTGACAAATCTTCACCAAACAATGAAAATCAAATGGAATAAGGTTGACATGAGTAATGTGAATAGCAAgcttttaaattgcggttgcggtcgtggatgcggttgcggttgcaGGTATTGCGATTGCGGCTAATGGGGACACTGCGATGCAATTGCGGCCGTTGCgacgtgaaataattttttatcggcacaaacacagaaaaaatactataattattgtaattccttatatatcttttacttataattctatataaattttgattCATTTTTAAGTCATCGAGACATAAGAAGACAGAAACTCTAAAATGAAAGgacataaaggaaaaaataaaggtgAGATTCTCTGAATTTTTACGAAAAGGAATATTGGATTGAACCGTTGCGGCCGTTGCAGTCAAAACTCCGTTGTGTTGCGGTGAAATGCTGTTGCGTTGCGGTTGCGTTGCggcatcacgtgtgatttgagtTCACACCGCAAATGCTTCATGAATTCATGTCGGATCCTAACTCATATTCTCATACATAATTAGAATCTAAAATCATTGCAAAGTTGATCAGAAATTGAATGCATTAAGAATAGTAATTCATGAAATAACACCTTGAAGAGAGATTCAATACAATAATTAAGATTACATTAGATTACAAGCCTAGTTCATCCCTAGATCCAACCTCTATGAGGGATTTAGCTCCTCATGGTTTCTTGAGCAAATCcaagcttcaacttcatgagGAAAGCTCCCAAACTGCTGAATCTCTTGAATCTATCCACTGGAATGCAGGATCGGACCCCAATTGTTGCACAAGATCTTAGAAAATGAGTGATGAACTCCAAAATTTCGAACCACTTTCCAGAAAATGGCTTTTCAATATATACAGATTGCAACCACGCCACGCGTcagatccatcacgccgcgcCTGGTTGCTTTTTCctcatcacgccgcgcgtgtaactgccccacgccgcgcgtgattaaGTCAGAGGAGAACTTGATCTTCAGCCATGttattacgccgcgcgtgattggttccacgcccccagcgtagttcacTTCTCCTCTCATGCCGCGCGTGGCTCttcccacgccgcgcgtagtataAATGTATGAAATCCTGCAATAATTTTCATGTTTTCTTGTAATCCAAGTCATCTTGCTTCTGAGTTGATTTCTCTTGGTTTATTCATTAAAAACCTCTAAAATAAGTCTAATGTTCCTTAAATAAGCATGGATATGAGAGTGTGACGAtacgtcatcacaaccccaaacttaaatttttccttgtcctcaaggaaacaacttttacctcaagcttttatgtcaagaccttggcattttccttagatcactcgaatcatacatgcGTGAGACTTatctgatgatcaatgatccactcGCAAGCAACACTCAATTGCACCACAATTCCCTCAAGGCATTTTCAAGAAATTCACACTTTTCAACCGatgctctatgatttcatcacaatCCTCGCATACACTCTTCAATCATGgttaattcactcaaatcaacacatcaagcaagtcaacaataattttccAAGTATAGTCTAGAAATTCAATCGATTCACTTTGcacacacacattagaggtcttaagggttataacgtggcttggttAGAGAGGATGGTGACTTTTtaggataagtagtagaaaaacttggagttaaaTCCGCCTAAAGTCAAAGAAAATTTGTAAACCAAAaccctttttcttttgaaacataatggactagagaacttttttttttcaattcaacatacaaagttttgcaattcttttgcattcaaggctatcacctctttttgtatttcttttctctttttctacattcatctcttctcttttttcttttcttttcttcaaatatttCTTTCTCTATAGCCTTCcaacttttgaaaatttttcaaccaaaaactattgtaagttctctagtaccctcaccccaaacttcattgtttgctaattccaaagagcaaccccaaacttagtggtgagcattgcgcatcaaccactaattaggtgtctaacctccaagaaaatcattcctttttttttcatcaaaattttcttaaggttttgcaaaaataacatattttctttcggctcaaattggttaagcaaaggatacatatgtaagggtggatagaaaggctcaaaggtaccaataCAACATTCCTCGTGTGTGCGACAAaattaccaatcaaataaagagaatacaagcaaaatcgagagacaatacaagagtggatatcacatagaaagaatgagaagtgtttggctcaatacctcacggTTAGGTCGAATCAAAGAGCCGGTAAAAAGTGTGAATTTctttcctttgcctcttgatcacatgagtgcaacaagcaaTTGCACTGAAAGTATCACAAATCACACGCGGATAGAATCAAACAATTGATATTCAAGTGatagaaagaacatgccaagATATTGAAAACAATTCTAAAGGTAAATGAaattccacaatcaaacaagaAGATATTCAAATTCAAGATTAAAGTACATTCATCCAGCACAATAAGAGAcatcaaacaattattcataaagtagtatAAGAGTGAGAGGGAAGAAa
This portion of the Trifolium pratense cultivar HEN17-A07 linkage group LG3, ARS_RC_1.1, whole genome shotgun sequence genome encodes:
- the LOC123913506 gene encoding putative F-box/LRR-repeat protein 23 translates to MWIVEDIDIELFGTDGLLKYMAQRANRIRRLRLFDCKEITYNVLTRFVKKFSLLEEFEYSGSNNLSKDCLEIIGQCCPLLKSLNLERLFFLETMRKLFLYSYDKSDDDVFAIAKTMPGLRHLELHGIALDNVGLIAILDSCPLLESLDLRDCFCYLSPSLEKRCREKIKDSQFPNYSSDDRYYLLL
- the LOC123913498 gene encoding F-box protein SKIP19-like; its protein translation is MEPCSIPVKEADCMNSTVPNWLELPVSITTNILQRLNTIDIVTSACKVCPLWENICKDPLMWRTIRMRYNDASPYIFNHVDLVKICRFAVKQSCGHLEDIDIEYFCTDYLLQYIFENGSNLRCMRLANCLRISYIGFKKAWKLSKLEELDISFCNIGDKTFKVLEVHGKSCRLLKSFKFEQMNYMERSSDLEANAIANTMQGLRHLDIQGNMLTIFGLNAILYPCPLLESLTLKDVLMSN